In the Cydia splendana chromosome 2, ilCydSple1.2, whole genome shotgun sequence genome, one interval contains:
- the LOC134802105 gene encoding YY1-associated factor 2 yields MDKKNAIRRAKRPSKVLEENYWDCSVCTYRNNAEAFKCSMCDVRKGTSTRKPRINPALVAAQAAGTAPTSSQKRPRSANSHKKKRRPPRLSNVDRSSAQTREVTVSGVTVVITEYKPKKSVSSSSSDVESSNDARP; encoded by the exons ATGGACAAGAAAAATGCGATTCGGAGAGCCAAAAGGCCTTCTAAGGTTCTTGAAGAAAACTATTGGGACTGCAGCGTTTGCACGTACAGGAACAATGCAGAAGCCTTCAAGTGCTCGATGTGTGACGTCAGGAAAG GCACATCAACCCGAAAGCCGCGCATCAACCCGGCGCTGGTGGCGGCGCAGGCGGCCGGCACCGCCCCCACCAGCTCACAGAAGCGACCACGCTCCGCCAACTCGCACAAAAAAAAGCGGCGACCCCCTCGCCTCAGCAACGTCGACCGCAGCTCCGCACAGACCAGAGAG GTAACAGTAAGCGGCGTAACTGTCGTGATCACAGAGTACAAGCCCAAGAAATCAGTGTCCAGTAGCTCCAGCGACGTGGAATCCTCCAACGACGCGCGTCCGTGA